Proteins found in one Sorghum bicolor cultivar BTx623 chromosome 1, Sorghum_bicolor_NCBIv3, whole genome shotgun sequence genomic segment:
- the LOC8086271 gene encoding G-type lectin S-receptor-like serine/threonine-protein kinase At1g34300, which translates to MASLSRLLCLLLLLLVPPLAAAQQLPSTFSASNLTWSPTESNRNLLSGDFAAGFVPSASAKGRYRFAVWVVGSNSTNNAVIWYAHDLRSYSPHEGDVNSTLAIDAAGQLSWTAGGSNNATTIWSLQPTANTTTTPAVLQLNVTGSLVYAAAAWSSFAEPTDTLMPGQAIPEGNFTTTLQSDNGRYRLVNSATLQFNNSKMYANISSGGNALLNLTADGRLQFSGSELIASDQGTTNRVRRLTLDDDGNLRLYSLVPKTRTWLVVWQVVQELCTIRGTCAGGRICVPVGADSTSCVCPPGYRNGSLTDACTPKKNYSGRGDDDKFVRMDFVSFSGGASTTASDQGPLMTKLTPQNLADCERLCRGNSSCVAFGYKFGGDRTCLQFTGLSDGYWSPATEMSTYLRVAATDNDSNPFTGMTSMIETVCPVRLALPVPPKQARTTIRNVAIITALFAVELLAGVLSFWAFLRKYSQYREMARTLGLEYLPAGGPRRFSHAELKQATKDFSDVVGRGAYGTVFRGELPDRRAVAVKQLHGVGGGEAEFWAEVTIIARMHHLNLVRMWGFCADKDQRMLVYEYVPNGSLDKYLFAGGGGGGGEQGEQDSSSSEQQPLLDLHTRYRIALGVARAIAYLHEECLEWVLHCDIKPENILLEDDFCPKVSDFGLSKLTSKKEKVTMSRIRGTRGYMAPEWVIHREPITAKADVYSFGMVLLEVVSGRRNYGFRQESVGSEDWYFPKWAYEKVYVERRIDDILDPRIAASYDDAASVATVERMVKTAMWCLQDRAEMRPSMGKVAKMLEGSVEITDPVKPTIFCVQDD; encoded by the coding sequence ATGGCCTCCCTCTCCCGCCTCctctgcctcctcctcctcctcctcgtgccgCCTCTCGCCGCCGCTCAGCAGCTGCCGTCCACTTTCTCCGCAAGCAACTTGACCTGGAGCCCCACCGAGAGCAACCGCAACCTCCTCTCTGGCGACTTCGCCGCCGGATTCGTGCCGTCGGCCTCCGCTAAGGGCCGCTACCGCTTCGCCGTCTGGGTCGTCGGCTCCAACTCCACCAACAACGCCGTCATATGGTACGCCCATGACCTCCGCAGCTACTCCCCCCACGAGGGCGACGTCAACTCCACGCTCGCCATCGACGCGGCGGGCCAGCTCTCCTGGACCGCCGGCGGGAGCAACAACGCTACCACCATCTGGTCGCTCCAGCCCACCGCCAATACCACCACCACTCCGGCGGTGCTGCAGCTCAACGTTACGGGGAGCCTAGtctacgccgccgccgcctggtcGAGCTTCGCCGAGCCCACCGACACGCTGATGCCGGGGCAGGCCATACCGGAAGGCAACTTCACCACAACGCTCCAGTCCGACAACGGCCGCTACAGGCTCGTCAACTCCGCCACGCTGCAGTTCAACAATTCCAAGATGTACGCCAACATCAGCAGCGGCGGCAACGCTCTGCTCAACCTCACCGCCGACGGCAGGCTCCAGTTCAGCGGCTCTGAGCTCATCGCGTCCGACCAAGGCACCACCAACCGGGTGCGTCGGCTCACGCTGGACGACGACGGCAACCTGCGCCTCTACAGCCTGGTGCCCAAGACCCGGACGTGGCTCGTGGTGTGGCAGGTCGTGCAGGAGCTCTGCACCATCCGGGGCACCTGCGCCGGCGGCAGGATCTGCGTCCCCGTCGGCGCCGACAGCACGAGCTGCGTCTGCCCGCCGGGCTACCGCAACGGCAGCCTGACGGACGCCTGCACGCCCAAGAAAAACTACAGCGGCAGGGGCGACGACGACAAGTTCGTGCGGATGGACTTCGTCTCCTTCTCCGGTGGCGCCAGCACCACGGCGTCGGACCAGGGGCCGCTGATGACCAAGCTGACGCCGCAGAACCTGGCGGACTGCGAGAGACTCTGCCGGGGTAACTCCAGCTGCGTGGCGTTCGGGTACAAGTTCGGCGGCGACCGGACGTGCCTCCAGTTCACGGGGCTCTCGGACGGGTACTGGTCCCCGGCGACGGAGATGTCGACGTACCTGCGCGTGGCGGCGACGGACAACGACAGCAACCCGTTCACGGGGATGACGAGCATGATCGAGACGGTCTGCCCCGTGCGGCTGGCGCTGCCGGTGCCGCCAAAGCAGGCGCGGACGACGATCCGGAACGTGGCCATCATCACGGCGCTGTTCGCGGTGGAGCTGCTGGCCGGGGTGCTGTCGTTCTGGGCGTTCCTGCGCAAGTACTCGCAGTACCGGGAGATGGCGCGCACGCTGGGGCTGGAGTACCTCCCCGCCGGCGGTCCCCGGCGGTTCTCGCACGCGGAGCTGAAGCAGGCGACCAAGGACTTCTCCGACGTGGTGGGGCGCGGCGCGTACGGGACCGTGTTCCGCGGCGAGCTCCCCGACCGCCGCGCCGTGGCGGTGAAGCAGCTCCACGGCGtgggcggcggcgaggcggagTTCTGGGCGGAGGTGACCATCATCGCCCGGATGCACCACCTCAACCTGGTGCGCATGTGGGGGTTCTGCGCCGACAAGGACCAGCGGATGCTGGTGTACGAGTACGTCCCCAACGGGTCGCTGGACAAGTACCTGTTCGCCGGCGGCGGGGGTGGGGGCGGCGAGCAGGGGGAGCAGGATTCGTCGTCGTCTGAACAGCAGCCGCTGCTGGACCTCCACACCCGGTACCGCATCGCCCTGGGAGTTGCCCGCGCCatagcgtacctccacgaggagtGCCTGGAGTGGGTGCTCCACTGCGACATCAAGCCGGAGAACATCCTGCTTGAAGACGACTTCTGCCCCAAGGTGTCCGACTTCGGGCTGTCGAAGCTGACGAGCAAGAAGGAGAAGGTGACCATGTCTCGCATCCGGGGCACCCGCGGGTACATGGCGCCGGAGTGGGTGATCCACCGGGAGCCCATCACGGCGAAGGCCGACGTGTACAGCTTCGGGATGGTGCTGCTGGAGGTCGTCTCCGGCCGCCGGAACTACGGGTTCCGGCAGGAGTCGGTGGGCAGCGAGGACTGGTACTTCCCCAAGTGGGCGTACGAGAAGGTGTACGTGGAGCGGCGCATCGACGACATCCTGGACCCGCGCATCGCCGCCTCCTACGACGACGCCGCCAGCGTCGCCACCGTGGAGCGCATGGTCAAGACGGCCATGTGGTGCCTGCAGGACCGCGCCGAGATGCGCCCGTCCATGGGGAAAGTGGCCAAGATGCTCGAGGGCTCCGTCGAGATCACCGACCCCGTCAAGCCCACAATCTTCTGCGTCCAGGACGACTGA
- the LOC8055112 gene encoding glycosyltransferase-like At2g41451: MPPAQAPSGGGAAWRQLLLLLTVLPLTLAALAFVLQWRGGGVDDPTTRWPSHAFPGMAEPTPPSLPSSDCRDVLVGSSAPSFPHLRGWSFPSDSGAAAIQTMASVEEHLQPKVCVQTSTSAGLEQILPWLFYHKVVGVAQFLLFVEGKAAKPNVAGVLESIPGVKVVYRTKDLEERQARSRIWNETWLSGFFYKPCNYELFVKQSLNMEMAIVMARDGGMDWIIHLDTDELLYPGGAAEYSVRRLLAEVPRDVDMVIFPNYESSVEHDNIKDPFSEVSMFKKNYDHLPKDTYFGMYKEATRGNPNYFLTYGNGKSAARIEDHLRPNGAHRWHNYAKSPNEIKLEEAAVLHYTYTKFSDLTSRRDRCGCKPTKEDVKRCFMLDFDRAAFIIASTASEEEMLRWYNERVVWNDKQLNLKLLRKGVLTRIYTPMSIVQSLRESGVFTSAIAAGQPAVNAKLSPKKTNAQSQNVTTPGNLTRVVRATDSKASARKILQSVDLVFRDTDVTAVPPLSPPSLDEHKHHSE, from the exons ATGCCGCCGGCGCAGGCgccctccggcggcggcgccgcgtgGCGCCAGCTACTCCTTCTCCTGACAGTCCTCCCGCTCACGCTCGCCGCGCTGGCTTTCGTGCTCCagtggcgcggcggcggcgtcgatgACCCGACCACGCGCTGGCCCTCCCACGCCTTCCCCGGCATGGCCGAGCCCACCCCACCGTCCCTCCCTTCGTCCGACTGCCGCGATGTGCTCGTGGGATCCTCCGCCCCCTCTTTCCCCCACCTCCGCGGCTGGTCCTTCCCCTCCGACTCCGGCGCCGCTGCCATCCAGACCATGGCTTCTGTAGAGGAACATCTCCAGCCCAAGGTGTGCGTGCAGACCAGCACCTCCGCGGGGCTCGAGCAGATCCTGCCCTGGCTCTTCTATCACAAGGTCGTCGGAGTCGCGCAGTTCCTGCTCTTCGTGGAGGGCAAGGCGGCCAAACCCAATGTCGCGGGAGTCCTCGAGTCAATTCCT GGGGTAAAAGTGGTGTACAGAACCAAGGATCTTGAAGAGCGGCAGGCACGGAG TCGAATCTGGAACGAGACTTGGCTTTCAGGATTTTTCTACAAACCTTGCAACTATGAACTCTTTGTGAAGCAATCACTCAACATGGAGATGGCTATTGTAATGGCTCGG GATGGTGGCATGGATTGGATCATACATCTAGACACTGATGAGTTGCTCTATCCTGGTGGAGCTGCTGAGTATTCTGTTAGACGTTTGTTAGCTGAGGTCCCTCGTGATGTTGACATGGTTATTTTTCCAAACTAT GAAAGCAGTGTTGAGCACGACAATATAAAAGATCCATTCAGCGAA GTATCTATGTTCAAGAAGAATTATGATCATCTCCCTAAAGATACTTACTTTGGCATGTATAAGGAAGCGACACGTGGAAATCCTAATTATTTTCTCACTTACGGTAATGGAAAATCAGCTGCACGAATTGAAGACCATCTCCGTCCTAATGGCGCACACAGGTGGCATAATTATGCAAAGAGCCCAAA TGAGATCAAGTTGGAGGAGGCTGCAGTTCTGCACTATACATACACTAAATTTTCAGATTTGACATCTAGACGCGATCGCTGTGGATGCAAGCCTACAAAAGAAGATGTTAAGAGATGTTTCATGTTGGATTTTGACAGAGCA GCTTTTATAATTGCATCAACTGCTAGTGAAGAAGAAATGCTTCGCTG GTACAATGAACGTGTTGTGTGGAACGATAAACAGCTGAACTTAAAGCTTCTGAGGAAAGGAGTGCTGACTCGCATATACACCCCAATG TCAATTGTTCAGAGTCTGCGCGAATCTGGTGTCTTCACTTCAGCCATTGCAGCTGGCCAACCTGCTGTGAATGCCAAACTCTCACCCAAGAAAACCAATGCGCAGAGCCAAAATGTTACCACACCTGGGAACTTGACAAGAGTGGTCAGAGCTACTGATTCTAAGGCATCTGCTAGAAAGATATTGCAATCCGTTGATCTTGTCTTCAGGGATACTGATGTAACTGCTGTTCCACCATTGTCGCCGCCCAGTTTGGACGAACACAAGCATCACAGTGAATAA
- the LOC8086272 gene encoding receptor-interacting serine/threonine-protein kinase 4 has translation MGRRHGGGGRGGGRGRGRGRDEEEDLPLHKAARSGDAAAVESLCESNPLAVNSRDRLSRTPLHLAAWAGHVDVVRCLCKHKADVGAAAMDDTAAIHFASQKGHVEVARELLASGASVKAKNRKGFTALHFAAQNSHLDLVKYLVKRGIDVTTKTKGGQTALHVAEDDEVRAFLKECEQSMKKGAELPSEKKDDSAEKEGDSKSSGEVMKEGEDAGQGDKRKSEGSGASSSPGAKKAKVSLGHLVSENDMDEEEE, from the exons ATGGGGCGGcgtcacggcggcggcggccgcggaggCGGAAGAGGGCGAGGGCGTGGGCGAGATGAGGAAGAAGATCTTCCTCTGCACAAGGCCGCAAGGTCTGGTGATGCGGCAGCGGTGGAGTCGTTGTGCGAGTCCAACCCTCTCGCCGTCAACTCAAGGGACCGCCTCTCACGCACACC ACTCCACCTGGCTGCATGGGCTGGGCATGTTGATGTTGTGAGATGCCTTTGCAAGCACAAAGCTGATGTGGGAGCTGCAGCAATGGACGACACAGCGGCGATTCATTTTGCTTCCCAGAAAGGCCATGTAGAAGTGGCCCGTGAGCTTCTGGCATCTGGGGCCTCTGTGAAAGCAAAGAATCGGAAAGGCTTCACAGCACTGCACTTTGCTGCGCAGAATTCCCACCTAGATCTTGTGAAGTACCTTGTGAAGAGAGGCATTGACGTCACAACAAAGACTAAAGGTGGCCAGACAGCTCTACATGTCGCTGAGGATGATGAAGTGCGTGCGTTCCTGAAGGAGTGCGAGCAGTCCATGAAGAAGGGAGCCGAACTACCATCAGAGAAGAAGGATGATTCTGCCGAGAAAGAGGGTGACAGCAAGTCTTCAGGTGAGGTTATGAAAGAGGGGGAGGATGCAGGGCAGGGCGACAAGCGGAAAAGTGAAGGGTCTGGTGCGTCGAGCTCGCCGGGAGCAAAAAAAGCTAAAGTTTCCCTTGGTCATCTAGTTAGTGAAAATGACATGGACGAAGAAGAGGAGTGA